Proteins co-encoded in one Capnocytophaga ochracea DSM 7271 genomic window:
- a CDS encoding reprolysin-like metallopeptidase — MKNIITIGLLIGCVFFGKAQDEADKWLKAVSAQQGIAIDWQERKTSLASEGIRSFVGYYQDNFVATLSVGGQSVSGSFHYRDTSYEINEQKGQLLFSPNKDFRCGTTDTPHLHPSLSTARPAILAEETAPTIANTQTLRVYRLAMHIPYSTFSTEHLEKNIQKVKTFWADTENFLNEVYIRDLGVRFELVNDERLIIKDESKETFASFHNADYVKDHSTKVINELIGENSYDVGISLAYTASLKKGVRGLAYLKGVYQANTKADAVAVLTKEVIAHEIGHLFGGKHTFGSYKGSEAYDSEKTEYDRGTSVMSYGSPRDFFSLSSIQRIRELLTKVPVKAHDKTFTTQAPRIDHSKIKSHYTIPKGTFFQFYIPAIDPDSAELLYAVNQHDVRNGDETPITQYIIYKPTPANPVTIKTEYHKDSGSVIANSGLAQQTTGTFTFWLGVSDAPLQPSADYIVQYDLAETKVTVKDGTPFKITTTPKNEYKGGTQLTLSWNVDNTIFKDTKVRILLSDDLGKTFKHMVVAEADNNGSKEITLPNISTTQAVLKVEVIDGLAFDLTNYNPKSGGFTIEKNPALPEPLLWASLPNHLTLSCEQSIPAVVLPTVTGGCTPVVTLQKEERIKGNCDYTYTLKRIFIATDTCNQTLTYTQTISVTDKTRPTFVGVLPQNMSIKEGETIPTQVTLTATDNCGTATVTSSHKEVKTNGKISQLIYMWEAKDACGNVTTHQQIITIVPKTTPIPLTWATLPNNITVDCAKAIPAVQTPTTQGGCAKVVITRADKELNKQCLNNFTLERTFTASDGCTTLTHTQRITVADTTPPTFVGTLPQNLTIKEGTPVPQQQSISAEDTCAGQPTVTISPKEETLTNGKLSKVVYKWVARDVCGNERVHTQTIIITPVIPQPPTPPIVPSVKEVVIYNAVSTEKGSDNYFRIENTDENRPITLLIFDEMGLKVYESNHYQQKGEYFRGYPNVKGVIGSKRLAGTYFYVVTYYFKGQQETKKGFLYVR, encoded by the coding sequence ATGAAAAACATCATTACAATAGGATTGCTAATAGGGTGTGTGTTCTTTGGGAAAGCACAGGACGAGGCGGATAAATGGCTAAAAGCAGTATCGGCACAACAAGGTATTGCCATTGACTGGCAGGAGCGCAAAACCTCTCTTGCCTCAGAGGGTATTCGCTCTTTTGTGGGTTACTACCAAGACAATTTTGTAGCGACCCTTTCGGTAGGAGGACAGAGCGTGTCAGGGAGTTTTCACTACCGAGATACCTCGTATGAGATAAACGAGCAAAAAGGACAATTGCTCTTTTCGCCTAATAAAGATTTCCGATGTGGCACTACCGATACGCCTCATTTGCACCCAAGCCTTTCGACAGCACGCCCTGCGATATTAGCCGAAGAAACCGCTCCTACCATTGCCAACACACAAACACTAAGGGTATACCGCTTGGCAATGCATATCCCTTATAGCACCTTCAGCACAGAACACTTAGAGAAAAACATACAAAAAGTAAAAACGTTTTGGGCAGATACTGAAAACTTCCTAAATGAAGTGTATATACGCGATTTGGGAGTGCGTTTTGAATTAGTAAACGATGAGCGTCTCATCATCAAAGACGAAAGCAAAGAGACTTTTGCAAGCTTTCACAATGCCGATTACGTTAAGGATCATTCAACAAAGGTTATCAACGAACTTATAGGAGAAAATAGTTATGACGTGGGTATCTCTCTTGCATATACCGCTTCCTTAAAAAAAGGAGTCAGAGGATTGGCTTATCTTAAAGGTGTTTATCAGGCAAATACCAAAGCTGATGCCGTAGCAGTACTTACCAAAGAAGTCATAGCTCACGAAATCGGACACTTATTCGGGGGTAAACACACTTTTGGTAGCTATAAGGGCTCAGAAGCCTACGATAGTGAAAAGACAGAGTATGACAGAGGTACTTCGGTGATGAGCTATGGCAGTCCGCGTGATTTCTTCTCGCTGTCGAGCATTCAGCGCATACGGGAACTATTGACGAAAGTACCCGTGAAAGCTCACGACAAGACTTTCACTACTCAAGCTCCTCGCATAGACCACAGCAAGATTAAAAGTCATTATACGATTCCCAAGGGTACTTTCTTTCAATTCTATATTCCTGCTATCGACCCCGATAGTGCAGAACTGCTATACGCCGTAAACCAACACGATGTGCGCAATGGTGATGAAACCCCAATAACGCAATACATTATCTACAAACCTACTCCAGCTAACCCTGTAACTATTAAAACAGAGTACCACAAAGACTCAGGTAGTGTAATAGCCAATAGTGGCTTAGCACAACAAACTACGGGTACTTTTACCTTTTGGTTGGGAGTGAGCGATGCCCCACTCCAACCGTCAGCCGACTATATAGTACAATACGATTTGGCTGAAACCAAAGTAACGGTAAAAGACGGTACCCCCTTCAAAATTACGACTACCCCAAAAAACGAATACAAAGGAGGCACTCAACTTACCCTTAGTTGGAACGTAGATAATACTATTTTCAAAGACACCAAAGTGCGTATCCTGCTCTCAGATGATTTAGGTAAGACGTTTAAACATATGGTAGTAGCAGAAGCTGATAACAACGGCAGTAAAGAAATTACCTTGCCTAATATTAGCACTACCCAAGCCGTCTTAAAAGTAGAAGTAATCGATGGTTTAGCCTTTGACCTTACTAACTACAACCCTAAAAGCGGTGGTTTTACCATTGAAAAGAACCCCGCCCTCCCCGAACCTCTCCTTTGGGCATCACTTCCTAATCATCTTACCCTTTCTTGTGAACAATCTATTCCAGCAGTAGTATTGCCTACAGTTACAGGGGGGTGTACTCCTGTGGTTACCCTTCAAAAAGAAGAACGCATCAAAGGCAATTGTGACTATACTTATACTCTCAAACGCATTTTTATAGCTACCGACACTTGTAACCAAACGCTTACTTATACTCAAACTATTAGCGTAACAGATAAAACTCGCCCTACTTTTGTAGGTGTTTTACCCCAAAATATGAGTATTAAAGAAGGTGAAACAATCCCTACCCAAGTAACGCTTACCGCTACTGATAATTGTGGCACCGCTACTGTTACGTCTTCTCATAAAGAAGTAAAAACTAATGGAAAAATCTCTCAGCTTATCTATATGTGGGAAGCTAAAGATGCTTGTGGCAATGTTACTACCCACCAGCAAATCATTACCATTGTGCCTAAAACAACTCCTATACCTCTCACTTGGGCAACACTTCCTAACAATATAACCGTAGATTGTGCCAAAGCTATTCCCGCTGTGCAAACCCCCACCACACAAGGAGGCTGTGCTAAGGTAGTGATTACTCGCGCCGATAAAGAACTTAACAAGCAATGCCTTAACAACTTCACGTTAGAGCGTACTTTTACCGCTTCCGATGGTTGCACAACTCTTACCCATACCCAGCGCATTACCGTAGCCGATACTACCCCACCTACTTTTGTAGGGACTTTACCTCAAAACCTCACGATTAAAGAAGGGACACCCGTCCCCCAACAACAGAGTATTTCAGCAGAAGATACTTGTGCAGGACAACCTACCGTTACAATCTCTCCAAAAGAAGAAACTCTCACTAACGGAAAGCTCTCTAAGGTCGTCTATAAGTGGGTAGCGCGCGATGTGTGTGGCAACGAAAGAGTGCATACGCAAACTATTATCATTACCCCAGTAATACCACAACCACCTACACCGCCAATAGTTCCTTCTGTTAAAGAAGTGGTGATTTACAATGCCGTTTCTACTGAAAAAGGCTCTGATAACTATTTCAGAATAGAAAATACAGATGAAAACCGACCTATTACCTTACTTATTTTTGATGAAATGGGCTTGAAAGTATATGAAAGTAACCATTATCAACAAAAAGGTGAATATTTTAGAGGCTATCCTAATGTAAAAGGAGTGATAGGTAGCAAACGCTTAGCAGGTACTTATTTCTATGTGGTTACCTATTATTTCAAAGGACAGCAAGAAACAAAAAAGGGATTCCTATATGTAAGATAA
- a CDS encoding zeta toxin family protein, protein MEYYKVEDIFEREKTDLLSGLKSQENPIAFILGGQPASGKSGLAKAILRQFPDKDFLFVNGDIYREFHPKANELIRYPERYSTETQIFSNFFTEALIQEAIIHKYNIIVEGTMRNPEVPLRTALAFRENGFNVEAFAIAAPALFTELGFYLRYQEEKDFQGYGRLSDKNSHDRAVEGLLHSLDRLYNEKAVDKIHLYNYQAEKHLETFSLREQQWDINILPSTEVIKARREQFQDKTLRLQLIARAYSVIPRMSPPIKAIVEALIEQLKD, encoded by the coding sequence ATGGAGTACTATAAAGTTGAGGATATTTTTGAAAGAGAGAAAACAGACCTTTTATCAGGTTTAAAATCTCAAGAAAATCCTATTGCCTTTATATTAGGAGGACAGCCTGCATCAGGAAAGAGTGGGCTAGCAAAAGCTATCCTAAGACAATTTCCTGACAAAGATTTTCTTTTTGTAAATGGAGATATTTACAGAGAGTTTCATCCTAAGGCTAATGAGCTTATAAGATATCCTGAGAGATACTCAACAGAGACGCAAATATTCTCTAACTTTTTTACAGAAGCACTCATACAAGAGGCTATTATCCATAAATACAATATCATTGTAGAGGGTACTATGCGCAATCCTGAAGTACCTTTGCGTACGGCATTGGCTTTTAGAGAAAACGGTTTTAATGTAGAAGCTTTTGCGATTGCAGCTCCTGCACTCTTTACCGAATTAGGTTTTTATTTGCGCTATCAAGAAGAAAAAGATTTTCAAGGATATGGGCGATTGTCAGATAAAAATTCCCACGACAGAGCAGTAGAAGGCTTACTTCACTCATTAGACCGTTTGTACAACGAAAAGGCAGTAGATAAAATACATCTTTACAATTATCAAGCTGAAAAACATTTAGAAACTTTCTCATTGAGGGAACAGCAATGGGATATAAATATTTTGCCTTCTACAGAAGTTATAAAAGCAAGGAGAGAACAATTTCAGGATAAGACACTTCGTTTGCAACTGATAGCACGAGCTTACTCTGTTATACCGCGAATGTCGCCACCTATAAAAGCTATAGTAGAAGCACTTATAGAGCAGTTAAAAGACTAA
- a CDS encoding glycoside hydrolase family 13 protein produces MLIFARINTRVTCTMKYIITLMGLFTFGMTHAQIQRVEPPFWWEGMHYSQVQVLLYGKNIAQYNVESDLPIVNILKTENPNYLFVTVDTKDKKAGNYTISLLQKKKKVGSVRYELKARREGSAYRKSFDSSDMVYLIMPDRFANGKPDNDSHPALTDKLNRSDSFGRHGGDIQGIIDHLDYIQSLGATAIWSTPLCEDNEPQHSYHTYAQTDVYKIDPRYGTNEEYRQLSAALHKRGMKLIKDYVTNHWGSQHWLVKDLPCYDWLHQFPGYGQSSLKITTQMDSNASEWDKKYCEKGWFARSMPDLNQANPLVLNYLTQNAIWWIEYADLDGLRVDTYPYNDKAGIAQWTKAITDEYPHFNIMGEVWLTESAQVSYWQKDSPISAIQSYNTHLPTVMDFPLFDAIGEAFRTTPSWDKGMMQLYDNFANDFLYKDINNLLIFAENHDTARINHVYPKIEDYKMIITLLATARGIPQLYYGSEIAMTGDKSKGDGDIRQDFPGGWAGDTQNAFSASGRTATQKEYYDFTAKLFNWRKDKAVIHYGKTKQYLPENEVYVYFRYNDTETVMVVLNNSEKSQTLHLNRFAESLAGFLRGRDIISGKEVSLSGDTLEISAKTPMLIELK; encoded by the coding sequence ATGCTTATCTTTGCGCGAATAAACACCCGTGTAACTTGCACTATGAAATACATTATTACCCTTATGGGACTATTTACTTTTGGAATGACTCACGCTCAGATTCAGCGTGTAGAACCGCCTTTTTGGTGGGAAGGAATGCACTACAGCCAAGTGCAGGTATTGCTCTATGGCAAAAATATCGCTCAGTACAATGTGGAGAGCGATTTGCCTATTGTAAACATACTGAAAACAGAGAACCCTAACTATCTGTTTGTAACCGTCGATACCAAAGATAAAAAAGCGGGCAACTATACCATTTCGCTATTGCAAAAGAAAAAGAAAGTGGGCAGTGTTCGCTACGAATTAAAAGCGCGTCGTGAGGGCTCGGCTTACCGCAAGAGTTTCGACAGCAGTGATATGGTTTACCTGATTATGCCCGACCGCTTTGCCAATGGTAAACCCGACAACGATTCGCACCCCGCACTTACTGATAAGCTCAACCGCTCAGATTCTTTCGGTCGTCACGGGGGGGACATTCAGGGGATTATCGACCATTTGGATTATATACAATCCTTAGGTGCTACGGCTATATGGAGTACGCCCTTATGTGAGGACAACGAACCACAACATTCTTATCACACTTATGCCCAAACCGATGTGTACAAAATAGACCCGCGTTATGGTACTAATGAAGAGTACCGACAGCTCTCAGCGGCTTTGCACAAGCGCGGTATGAAGCTCATCAAAGATTATGTAACCAACCACTGGGGCAGTCAGCATTGGCTCGTGAAAGACCTACCTTGCTACGACTGGTTACACCAATTTCCTGGTTATGGACAGAGTTCTCTTAAGATAACAACTCAGATGGACAGCAATGCCTCGGAATGGGACAAAAAGTACTGCGAAAAAGGTTGGTTTGCTCGTTCTATGCCCGACCTCAACCAAGCGAACCCATTGGTACTAAACTACCTCACCCAGAACGCGATTTGGTGGATAGAATACGCCGACCTCGACGGTTTGCGTGTGGATACTTATCCGTATAACGACAAAGCAGGCATTGCCCAATGGACGAAAGCCATTACTGATGAATACCCGCACTTTAACATTATGGGCGAAGTATGGCTTACTGAAAGCGCACAAGTGTCGTATTGGCAAAAGGATAGCCCTATCAGTGCGATACAAAGCTATAACACCCACCTGCCTACGGTAATGGACTTCCCGCTCTTCGATGCAATAGGCGAGGCTTTCCGTACCACACCTTCGTGGGACAAAGGTATGATGCAACTCTACGACAACTTTGCGAACGACTTTCTGTATAAAGACATCAACAATCTGCTTATCTTTGCAGAAAATCACGATACGGCACGTATCAATCACGTATATCCTAAGATAGAGGATTATAAGATGATTATCACATTGTTAGCAACGGCGCGTGGTATTCCGCAATTGTACTACGGTAGCGAGATAGCAATGACAGGCGACAAGAGTAAGGGCGATGGCGATATACGACAGGATTTCCCTGGTGGCTGGGCAGGCGATACGCAGAACGCTTTTAGCGCTTCGGGGCGTACGGCTACTCAGAAAGAGTATTACGATTTTACGGCTAAGCTCTTCAATTGGCGTAAGGACAAAGCCGTAATTCACTACGGGAAGACCAAGCAATACTTGCCTGAAAATGAAGTGTATGTCTATTTCCGTTACAACGATACCGAGACCGTAATGGTAGTGCTCAACAACAGCGAAAAGAGCCAAACGCTCCACCTAAACCGCTTTGCCGAGAGTTTGGCGGGATTTTTGAGGGGGAGAGATATTATCTCGGGGAAAGAGGTCTCTCTGAGTGGTGACACTTTAGAAATATCTGCTAAAACTCCTATGCTCATTGAATTAAAATAA
- the yaaA gene encoding peroxide stress protein YaaA, which translates to MKIVISPAKTINETSALPTTVHSSAIFPKEIGEVSTALKALSPKQLINLMHISQKLADLNWQRHQQLSLPFTPQNARPALFAYNGDVYEGLDAYSLSKMQIDKLQRSLRILSGLYGLLKPLDLIAPYRLEMSIKLPVGKATNLYAFWKDKITHALNNELQEGELFINLASEEYFKAIDTTKLKVPVITPIFKDYKGDTLKVVSFYAKKARGRMVRFLAENEIRSVEDLKGFNADGYAFSEQFSKGNTLVFIR; encoded by the coding sequence ATGAAAATCGTTATCTCTCCCGCCAAAACCATTAACGAAACATCAGCCCTACCTACTACCGTACACTCTTCGGCTATTTTCCCAAAGGAAATTGGCGAGGTAAGCACTGCCCTTAAAGCACTCTCTCCAAAGCAACTTATAAACCTGATGCATATCTCCCAAAAGCTCGCCGACCTGAATTGGCAACGACACCAACAGCTCTCATTGCCCTTTACCCCACAAAATGCGCGTCCGGCGCTCTTTGCTTACAATGGCGATGTGTATGAGGGACTCGATGCTTATTCACTCTCTAAAATGCAAATTGATAAGTTACAAAGGTCTTTGCGTATTCTCTCTGGCTTATACGGACTGCTTAAACCCTTAGACCTTATCGCGCCTTATCGGTTGGAAATGAGCATCAAACTACCCGTAGGGAAGGCTACAAATCTATATGCTTTTTGGAAAGACAAAATCACTCACGCATTGAACAACGAATTACAAGAAGGAGAATTGTTTATCAATCTCGCCAGTGAAGAATATTTTAAGGCAATTGATACGACAAAGCTAAAAGTGCCCGTGATTACACCTATTTTCAAAGATTATAAAGGAGATACACTAAAAGTCGTTAGTTTTTATGCGAAGAAAGCGCGGGGTCGTATGGTGCGTTTTTTGGCAGAAAATGAGATTCGCTCAGTAGAAGATTTGAAAGGGTTTAACGCTGATGGATATGCGTTCTCAGAACAGTTCTCGAAAGGAAATACACTTGTTTTTATTAGATAA
- a CDS encoding DUF2797 domain-containing protein: protein MFQGVLQKMLTEWADPIRYYLPMEGDFVLMNQLIGKDITLQFVRFQCMNCGENKPIFRQGYCKECFFEVPQTADWVMHPELSKAHLNIEERDLGYEQQMQLQPHYVYLANSSDVKVGVTRKSQAPTRWIDQGAHEALILAEVPNRYLAGIAEVALKAHIADKTNWRKMLTNQITPVDLLRVKLEVRDFVPDQVQPYITEDITPLHIHFPVEKYPTQVRSLQLVQTPTYSGKLMGIKGQYLIFSDNTVFNVRGNEGIVINLQIS, encoded by the coding sequence ATGTTTCAAGGAGTACTTCAAAAAATGCTTACCGAATGGGCAGACCCCATACGGTATTACTTGCCAATGGAAGGCGATTTTGTGCTGATGAACCAACTCATCGGCAAGGATATAACGCTCCAATTTGTGCGCTTTCAGTGTATGAATTGTGGCGAAAATAAGCCTATCTTCCGTCAGGGTTATTGCAAAGAGTGCTTTTTTGAAGTCCCTCAAACCGCCGATTGGGTGATGCACCCTGAACTTAGCAAAGCGCATTTAAACATCGAAGAGCGCGATTTAGGCTATGAGCAACAAATGCAGTTGCAACCGCATTATGTGTATCTTGCCAATTCCAGCGACGTAAAAGTGGGGGTAACACGCAAATCACAAGCTCCAACACGCTGGATCGACCAAGGGGCGCACGAAGCCCTTATACTTGCCGAAGTACCCAATCGCTATTTGGCAGGCATTGCTGAAGTCGCTCTTAAAGCTCATATAGCCGATAAAACTAATTGGCGCAAAATGCTCACCAACCAAATCACCCCCGTAGATTTATTGCGAGTAAAATTAGAGGTGCGCGACTTTGTGCCCGACCAAGTACAGCCCTACATCACCGAAGATATCACCCCTTTGCACATTCATTTTCCCGTAGAAAAATACCCTACCCAAGTACGCTCTCTGCAACTGGTGCAAACCCCTACTTATAGTGGTAAACTAATGGGCATCAAAGGGCAATACCTTATTTTTAGCGACAACACCGTCTTTAATGTGCGAGGTAACGAAGGAATAGTGATTAATTTACAAATTAGCTGA